The Drosophila subobscura isolate 14011-0131.10 chromosome A, UCBerk_Dsub_1.0, whole genome shotgun sequence genome includes the window atttaattttagtaaaacaaaataaaaggcaaaagacCTTAAGAAGACGACGACCTCCCTTCTACGGGCAACATAATACATTATCCACAGAACATTTCCAACATAACCTAGCCTAGAATGGGATTACACATTAGAGATGGAACCCAGAGGTTTTAGAACACAGACCCAGCaagtattattattaatattataaggaaattatttttgtgtgctaaGAGACGACACCGTAGGTTCTCCCTCGTAGTGGTAATGCTCGAGACGACATGCTGAAACATGCTCGAGCCAATATGTAATCGTTGGTCGCTTGTACTCTGGTTCACTGTGCTGAGCTAtaacttttcattttaaagGAAGTCCCCGCCGAAAGCAGGGTGTATGCATTTTGAGGGTATTTGCATTACTTTGAGTTTTATGCACAAGAAAGTGTTGTTTGAAGCGTGGTCATCAAACAGTATCAACAGTAAGAAGAGCagttttgattattttctcCGTTCGAACAAATGCATACAACCTACATTCACAAAGGTGTATGATGCGAACCTGCATGCTCGCCTCGAACAACttctaattgcaatttaaattgtCACATAGGGACCAATTCCATTATCTCCAAAAGCAAATAATGCCAGCTAGGTCCACAAGCTGATATCAGAAACTCTATGACTCCCTTGCCAAAATGAGAATTCTTTTTGTGAGtggttattgtttttttttcataatttttgttgcttgtcttgctgcacttttattttatttacttatatATCTCCCGCCAGCACTCGAGCGCCTCTCaatcaattgattttcttGCTACAGTATTTTTCTTGTGTCTAGAAACtactaaaattaaatttaaatgtagtTATGAGTTTTGGGGCTTTCCGTTATCAATGGTatgtattataattttttataattattattatgcgctttttgtttttttttttttttttaatttggtttctttgaaaaaaattgtaagatttctttttggttttctttctttatgaACTAATTTGTCggcaaattttttgttttttgttttgtttttggtttcgatacaaaactatttttaaatttattttgcattcttttgtgttgttttttatgttctTCTTGGGGCTTGGTTTACGTTTCTTactttaaaattattattgcattttttgcgCTCTTcatgattttgttgttttttttggttgttgtttatgtttttttttgggttgtctTTATTCCGCCTATGGTCTACACTTTCAAAATCATTTACACGCGCcctctctatatatatgtaggtatatatgtatatcatcatcattgttATTTATCGCCTCGTTTTATATGTACAATTCTATGTTAAAACTATGaagggaaaacaacaaaaaaattgtatgtATAGTATATAGTTTTGTctttaaaattctttaaatatatactatatatttatatgtaattTTATAGTTGTCATAGAgtgattttattgatttaatttttggtttcCTTCGTCGTCACGCTCATGATCCtcgtttagttttctttttctttttttttttttagtttagtttggcaacattttaaattCGTTGCAATATCTCCAGTTGCTGCTAACATTTCATTACTTTATTTTGGTGTAGGGGGGGGCACTTCTTTCCACCCGGCATTAATTTACTTATAAAtagacaaataaaaaaaaaaatttgaattatattattttttttctttgctgcttgttgccgTTTTCCCATGGGCTAATCGTTAACCCTTGCGTTGAGTGTGATTGtgttcgtgtgtttgtgtggaggAAACAAATTAAGGAAGCATCTTAAAGTCTGCTCTATAGGGAGGGGGTCGGGGGAGTTCTTAGTGACTTAAAGATCTGTCGGTTGGGATGGGTGACTACTTCAAGCTAGCATGCTCTTTGGATCTGTTTTGCATTGTTGGTTAtattgcttctgctgctgctgcggtatTTACAATCGAATCAAAGTTCTCTATATTCTTAGGTATATATAATCGTAGTATATACAATGGCtaatgcatatatatatatctctTTGGTTGGGGGACTGgggatgtgtatgtgtgtgttattGTAGTTCTTCTTgtagccgctgctgctactgtttgctgttgctgttgccacgtCTCCAGATCATCCACGTCTTCCACATCTTTCTGCTTTCTCCCTTAGATCTATAAGCTTAGAGTCTTATTATCGGATCACTTGAAGCAATTTCTTGGCATATCatctttttcttcatctttGGTCTTTctcttgtctgtctgtgtgtgcctgtgtgcgtgtgtctccTCGTGGTTGGGCAGTAGCAGAGACACAGGATTGAGGATGGGTTCAATTGATTTATCATCTCAATTTCAtcttccttttggtttttcacttttttgtttgttctgtaAAATATATACCAAATTGGAGAAAAAAACCCATTCCAACAATTAGTTCTTAATATTGTTCAATCGAATATATGTCAGCAAATTAAAGTTCTAAACCACATCTCATATCTATAGTTAATATCCACATTTCATATTCTTCATAGCATTTTGTGTTGCAAAATATAATAACctgtgcacaaatattttaaataaataaaaaaaaacccatgGAAATGTAATTGGTGATTGTTTTAGTACCCAATGGATAGATcgatataatttaattaattcatcAAGCATcaatattttgaatttgtaGTTTCGCTCATTCGGATTTTGTATGTCTTTGGAAGGTCAGTTATTTAACACTggctaaaatatatttccaatgatttatattatattttaaaggGGCCCCCTTTGTCCCTCAAGATTTAAAGGCAAaggcatatgtacattgttgcttacattttgtatgctaAACAATGTAACTttaaaactcaatttaaaacaaaaaaaaacattcccGAACGTTGATTAGTTTCTGAACGTAAATACTTGTTATATCACGGTCCAAAAGGGAACATTTTTTGTGGATAAATAATAGGAAAAGTCTATATGGTATTTCCGTATTTAACGTGTTTCGAATTCACTTGGATGAAAAATAATGtcaaaaatgacaaaaatattGTTCCATTAGGAACGCTTTAAATACCCAGCACTAGATTTCTTTCCACTTATGCACAGTgtgcacccaaaaaacaacGTAATCGATTTTTTAatagatatagatacatattGGCATGGATAACGGATACTGTGGTAAATATCTGAATGCTAAGATAGAGATTTTACGGGTAAAATGTGTGTGACTAGTGGGTCAGGTCTTACCTTTTTACTctaatacaattttgaataaattattgcatttgATATGTTGGTCCATTGTTTCATTATTCGTTCCTAAAAAAATTCTTGTAtttcttggttttcttttttcttttcttttgcgtttgcgtttctttctttctttcttttttttttttggtgtgttttgttttaaatatttttgcaatttgtttgttaatttttgttgggtaGAGGGAAGTGGAGTGGGAGGTGGGATTGGGGAGGGAGGGTGATGGTTTACGGGGGAAGATTGGATAAATGTTGATAGTTGTGTATGCTGCTATTTATAAGTTTTaatttcttgttgctgttgctgttgctgttgctttggttgttgttgtttgattaATGAGAAGTGAAGAAAGaatcgtttgctgctgctgatcatcatcatcatcgtggcATCTCGtgcatcaacatcatcatcagatcATCATCACTATGGTTGGTTAGGTAACTGCTTAAAACTCATCATCGTATCACATCACATCGTTTCGGATCGCTTCTGTAAATCTTTATCTGATGAATCCCCTAAAGGTAATAGTCGCCCGTCATGGACAGAGATGTTGCTGCCgatgtcgctgtcgctgccgccgccgccgccgctgctgctgctgctgctgatgatgatgatgatgattgtgttgttgttgccgctgatgctgccgccgccgctgctgctgctgctgccgctgctgctgccgtgttaaccgccgccgctgccgtcaTAAACGACTATCAGTATCCGAATCCCGCCGAACCGTGGCCAGTCATTGATGGTGTTACACTACTAACTATACCTAATTGTGTGGCTGTATTATTTGATTGTCAGTGTTGTTGAGCGGCAAATTTCatacgtttttgtttttggcgttGATTGCAGAACCAGACACGCACCACGTTTTTCTTCAAGTCCAGCTTTTCGGCGATGGCCGCGATTTTCTCACCGGATGGCCTCGGCTGGACGGCAAAGTAGGCTTCCAGGGAACGCTTTTCAGGTGCCGCAATGGAAGTCCTTTTTCTTGAAAAAAGACTCGATATAGATTACTTTAGAAATGGGGCCCTAGAGTGGGAATGGTCTATGGGTGTTGGGTTCTTGGGTTCTTGGGGGTTCAATTTTGATCCCATTTGATCGTTTTCGATCGTGTCTGGGGCGTGTATCGGTCATCGATAATCGCCGATAATCAGTTATCGAGGTTAGCTTATGTTTATGTTCAAACGATTATCGACAATTTACCATTTGTGTGCAATTTGTTCGTTCGATAGATTATCGATAATCGCCGATTTTTTATTGCTCATCGCTTCTCGATTATCGACCATCGGTTAAGGGCTGGCCTAAGGCCACCTTCTACTCGGGAATCAGTCTCATCTTTGGGGTCTGTGGGCCAATTACATCGAGCTTTGAGGGGTAATCGTGGGATGAGGTCTTGCCGGGCGGGGAGTGGCTGGATCAGGGATTTGATGGGTGGTGGAATTGGCTCTGTCAGCGGGTGTCGGGCGTTACCGTGATAATTAAAACACTTTCTACCTTTTCTTTTCGCCCGCCGGCAGCACACTGGGCGCATCCGGATCGCGTCGCTTGTTTTTCGCCTGCGCCTCGGCCTCCTCCAGCCACGCCTGCAGTATGGGCTTGAGGGCGATCATGTTGTTGTGCGATAGCGTCAGGCTCTCGAACCGACAGATTGTGCTTTGCGACAGCGCACCGACGCCAGGTAACTTGAGATTGGCCAGGGCCTTGCCCACATCGGCTTGCGTGACACCTGCAAAACGGAAGCGAAAGTGTAAGTGGGATTTAGAGAACGAAGTTAGGAGCTTCCGTGTGGCTTAGGGGCACATACCTAGCTTTATGCGCCGCTGCTTGAAGCGCTCCGCAAACGCTTCCAGCTCTCGGGgatcggtgtcggtgtcgggatgcaggccagcggcagccaccgccgccgttATAACAGGATGATGTACCGCTGAGTGTCCATGGTGTCCTGCATTAACAGTTGAACGATATATGATATATGATAGGATATAACTAGGCTCATCGAAGACTTACCCCCCGTGTGGCCACTTAACGTGCCCGGATGGTGGTGGCTCATCATGTGATTCATACTGTGATAGGAACCGTGCAGGTGCTGGTGTGTGGGCGTTAATGGTGACTCCGATATGGGCGCTAATGTTGTCATTTGTCCCGTCGGATCCAGCATATCCAGTTGATCCATTGAATGGTGCATCTGTTGCAAAGAGCAAAACGAATTCTTAATGAGAATTGATGGAGGGGAAGAGATCGAAACATACAGGAATTATAAGAAATATGTTCAGACAATAAATGCAATGCGTTTTTTTCTATAATCTAATTTATACAATGTTCAAATATTTCTTATAGCTATAATACGATATTAGAAtggtatttattttggtttaacTTTCAACTGTGTAGAAAGCGGACAGTGTCCGCCCAAGAGAACGCTGAGAGCTCTAAATTCTCGTTAATAATTGAACAATAatctaaaaacaaattgaaaacagtggaaatcaatcaaaaaaacTTTACTCATTCGAATTtgtatcatcatcatcatcatcatcattgtaaTCATTATTGTCTTTGTTAACATGACAGAGTTCTGTCCGTGTCCCTCATCTAACTCGCCAAAGAAGATAATTTGTAAACTTTTCCATTCCAAATGGGGGTTGGGGGATAAAGCATGTATTTAAAGTTTCTTCTAATTAAAGTCCCAAGTCTCCGCTTTCCGGCTGCTCCACCAGGCAACCCTTTGGCAGCCAGGACACGGGCCTGCACTTGTCAAGCCGAGCGGGAACTGGAATGGGAATCTGGACTGGGacccttttgtgtgtgtgtgtgtgtgtgtgtgtttcgaaCTTTAATTGAACGAGAAATCAGgcccatttccattctcatTCCTCTGCCACAAGCTCTAACCTTAAGTGGGAATGAAGCGGAATGAAACGAACGGGAACGAAACGGATACGCTTTGGGGCGCACAACTCTTTTGTCTagccatcaaatatttatagaattgTTCAATTATTAATGCAAATATGAATAGCAACTAAAAAGCTGTAGCACACGACTGTGTGGCCCATCCCCAAACCCCAGCCCCAAGCCTCTTCTGCATGTAGTGTTCCACCTCTTTCTGTCCTACTCTCTAACTATATCTGTCTATGCCTTCCTCCTGTGTGccttcctctgtctctgtctttgtgtAGTTTCGCTCCTTGTTGCTCCTGCGATTGCGTTGCTTTGTTAAGCATTTAAACTGATTACAgctgaaaagtatgctacaacAAAACGACAAATAGCCCCTCAGTCCATGTCTGAGGAGGagcccacccacacccacacccacttccactcccactctcactcccaatctctcactcttccagtttcagttccagtttGCGGCAGTGCTgcccattttcatttgaatgggCTGCCAGAGGGAGCCGGAGCTAGGGAGCTCCCACTGCAGTGGCAGGgcagtgcagggcagggcaggaagGGGTcactcatatttatttatctttttgtGAATGTGGCGCAATCGGGCGGGTAAAACTagagctgctcctgctacgGCTACTGCACCCCACCCAAccctctctgctctggctctggctctgctctctccctctcctatGTACAGTAAACATACCACGCCCCCGCTTAGAAAAGGCTGCACGAGGAGGGGACcgggacctggacctggaccatGGGCTTGGaaacggacatggacacggatgGACGCTGGCGCTGTGCCAATTATGTAAAACTCTAAAATGATAAGCAGTCATCCGGGAAGGTGTGGGTGCGAACTGGGGGGAGGAGTGGAAGCGTCAGCTTAGGCCTATGCAGAACAATGAGACagttgctctctcgctctccccccCCCCAGCCATactatatgcatatatgtatatgtgtgtgtatgtatatccccAATGTATATGGAAAAACTATGTAGATGCtggctgtgccagtgccagtgccagtgccgtgCCCTCCCCTTGTGGCACAACGCTCTGGCTCCGACTCTACGGGCCGCTGTGGGATGTAGCAAACACAATGGCAAACTCTTCAATTATAAACCAATCCCAAAATTAGTCTGACGGTTATTGGTTTGCACCCTTGGtgcgctctctcactcgctctcctaGCTGCCTCTCACTTGCTCTGGCTGCAGGCTGTGGCTCGGTGCTCTGCCTGTTGTTCCTGTCTCTGTCGTCGACGCAGTGAATGCTCAACCACCCTGCGCAGGAGACAGAGAAACAAAGAAACCGAGAGGGAGcaacaaagagagcgagagatagagagagtgagagagagcgccagcGAGTGACAAGGAGGGAAAGAGAGGACATTTTGGCAGTGGAGACTTTGGCCATGGACCGGGAATCCGGCTGCCAGGACCCAGGACCCAAACACccggcatcagcatcaccagcagcagcagaagcaacaacaacagcagcagccgcagcagcagcagcagcagcggtaacAGTACAACGGGCAACGGGAGTTGTGCTGCATTGTGGTTGGCTGAGGCTTATGCAAAATTCATTTGGGCAGTGCCCcatcgatgtcgatgtcgatgccagcgtcagcgtcagcatcGAAGGCTGCTGTTTGCCCCTTTCCCACACCCCTTGGGCCACCAGGCAGAGAGCTAGAGGAAGAGCTAGAGgtagaggcagtggcagagccaggACTAGGACTCACGCTGGCCATTTCATTAGGCGCATAATTTGTAcaataattaatcaaattatttaaaggCCACAGGACACTAATCGGTGCAGAAGAAAAAACCCAATGAtggattttgttttcttaaaGCTTGTGGCATGAGCCTCAAACAAACTTAGAGCTAGATGGCGCCACACAGAAGAACAGTTGGAATGCcgaagccaaaggcaaaggctcctcctcgctctcgctcgAGCGGCAGTAGCTTCTGCCCCCTTTCCAAATGGTATAcgcatatgtatacatacatatgtatgtgagtgagtgagccagtgtgtgggtgggtgggtgtggcatGCCATTTATATTCTTCTTCCCTAGCCCTTTCCCTCGCTCCTTGCTcctcaaatcaaatgcaacaatgccacaaagaaaatgcagaattaaaggaaaacaaaacaaaaatgttagcCATAAAGGGGGGAGAGTAGAAATGAAACAATTGCATTGCCAAAATTTTGTCTGCATTGATTTTTCTTGcttcacagacacacacacgggggCACACAAGAGCTGCAGTGGCtctgtccatgtgtgtgtgtatgtaaagACGCCATTTTATGTGTGAAATACCccacaaatggcaaaagggtATGCACGTTTCTTTAGGCATGTTCGCAATTATTCGATAACGATTTTTGCCATAAGTTCCTTTCCTTTGAAAAGGTGATTTCAGCTTTAGACCCATTATAGGTCTTGCAAGGATcgattttgtgtgtgattaATGGCATGTCTTCGAGGATGATGTGTAAGGAGAAAACCTCATTCATGCCGCTGCCATTTCAGAACAAAATTGATAAGGAACACTCCCATGCCTAAAGATGAAAAGCCAGCCTACAGTTGGTCGCTGTTCCAGTTTGTCATCTTCGTTCAATgagcaatttgttgctgggtATTTTTCTTGgcgcatttgttgctgctgctgttcgactTGTGCTCGCCTGTgctttataatttattaacaaATCTGCgagcattatttatttatttgccagttTGTGGATAAACATGTGACTATGTCTTGCCGTCTACCCATcctttcattctctctctctctctctctcttaccgGCTTCCGGTGGGTCGCTCTGATTGTTTACGCGCAAATGACCTcattatatatataatgtaATTTGTTGCTGTCACTGTTATTTTCTTGTTCCTTTATTTGCCCACTTTTTTGCACAGTTTTCTTGCATCTCTTTCCTTGCGGGGGTTTTTCCCATTCtgtttttggcatattttgaCATAATAAACCGTTTTTGGCAcactttgttgttgcctcttttCGCTCGTTGTAAAtcagtttttttcttttcgttgtcTCTCTGTGCTCATCCCCTTtccacacgtgtgtgtgtgtgtgttctttgttattgttcattaatttttaagcAATGTTAATATATTATGGCGCTGAGTTTTGTCACCAAACACCAAACTGATACAGCCCTAAAACTCGACCTGCAGTCGGTGTAGGTGTCCCTCCTTCTGTAGCATACTCTCCCGCTGTCTAAGGACTTTTTCGGACATGTGgggggaaatggaatggaatgtcaAAACTTAGCATGTAAACTTATACAATTTCGAATATTTAGCAGGGAATTATGTTGGCTTTTATTTAGGGAATCGTCTCTGAGGGCAAAATATTGATTGATTACCAGAGAGCACCCGAAGATCTCATTTCATTGCGAAAACTATTCTAAAATACTTGCCGAAAAGCTAAAAGATTGTACTTCATGTCCTTAACCATTGCGAAGACTCActtcatttccttttttttcatttacaagcttaatttttgtattaaagTTTTGTAGGGTTTGGTGTATTGGTAGGGTTAGGCTTAGCGCCCAACTCGTCTACTTGTTGCGCTTGTTTTTGGGCTTGAGGATCTGGCACGAATGACAGACATCATGGCACAGAGCTCGTAGCCAAGCTGGACCATTTGGTGGCCACGGTAGACGAGATCAAGATCGTGATTCTGCAGAAACCTGGGCACAACCGCAGCGCCAAAGGTACAGCTCACACCGCGATCGTTCCAGCCCCAAACCGACGGACCACAGAAGGTCACAGAGTAGTTCCCGTGAGTCCCCCAGAGTAGCACCTGATATTGATAAACTTTGATTGCTTGATGCTCTTTCTTGGCCTTCTTTTAGTCTAACTCTGCACTTTTCTGCGCTCTGTCACACGCGACAGCTTCACTCTACACTTTGGAATGCAACGGACAGTACGAGATGGAACCAGCCAgaattcaattataattttgcCCACAAAATTTGGATGGAGATTATTATATCAAGTGCCGTTCGGCTCTACAAACATTTGacatttcagtttcagtttctgatTCCCATTGATCCCACCCGGACACATCCCTAGATCGGTGTGTTGCCAGGAATCAGAAAGGTATCTCCTTTCTTGCTAAACTTTCCTTAAAGTTGCGATGCCTCtaccttctccttctgcttcaaACTATTTGTTCTCATTAGAACTGATTGAGTGGCAAAGTTGAAGTGCTGCCGGGGGCTACACATCCCACAGCCCATTGTGGGTTCATCCATTTAGTTGTGCCTGTAATTAGCTGCAATTTGTTAGCGTCGCTTTGAAAAATTGCAACGCAAACAAGCTGAAGTGGCACAAGTGGAAAGTGGCgagtggtggagtggagtggacgTTGGCAGGGACAGTGAGTGTGACAAGATGGAGTATCAAATGCAGTGGCCTAATAATGAGGCAACAGTCTGCACCTTCGCAGAGCCATTCCATCTCCGCATCATGGATTGTTCTGTCAGGGTTTGGTGGCGCACCTGCACATAAGAGAGACTTGGCAACCCCTCGAACAGCTCCACGCCACTACGCAGCCCCGGCTCCGCTCTCCTTTCTGCAccgcaaacaaacagaagcaacagcaacgagcATCGTTTATTTTGGGGAAACAAAGGAGACCTCATTTTCTCGATTTGTTTAACCAGAGCGAgagccaaaccaaaccgagccgaaccgaaccaaactGAACCACaccgacaacagcaacaaagttttATAAATGGCTTGGGCCATTGTtgtgcggctgttgctgtttgttgaaATTAATTGGTGTTACACAAATGAGTAATTTtcaatgtacataaatatttgcacaaattgcaatttgctgtTGAATCGCTCGGCCAGGGGACACGGCTCCCCCCAACCCACACAACCCCAGGACCATTGGATGGTCCCAAGGatgcaggaggcaggcaggatcAGGCGTATATATATTTCAAGAGCTGTGCAAACACCAATTTTTATTGTCAAGCGTTAATAATTTGAACAATGAATAATATGAACGGTAAGCATCTGTTATTATtccaaacaaatcaaaacaagtGCATGCCCGGAACCGAGGGGCGCATCTCTATACTCCTGCGGATGGCAGGACCTCAGccttacacacacatagcccCGTGtggccgctgccgttgccgttgccgtaaCCGTTTGGGCGGGGCGCAGAAGTGCTCTTTGCTACTGCTAACCCTCCTCGGCCGCATCGGCCACACACAAATCTTCATAAATTGCAACGGCCGGGGCGACAGTTTTGGGAATTGAGACAAAGTGCGAGAAGGACTCGTAGCCGTGCGATGTGCGATGTTCGATGGagatggtggtggtgctgctgctgctggagagtTTCAAAAAGGGGTCGACAAATGGGAAAATGATACACtttacacacagacacacagagccacaatcgagcaacaacaaattgccacaTAAATGTGGGGTGGTTTGCCACGTAatagattttattttacttttatatCCGCCAGACGCGGTGCGAGCCATTGGACGGGTGGCACGGGTGTCGAGGGGTTTATGCCATCGTGGCCTTacttacttttactttttaccTTTTGCCATCCTCCTGATCGGCAAGAAATCAAAagggagagggcgagagacagagacagagcgcaGGGGGAGCGAGATTCAACAAGGGAATTCCCAGGACAATCTACACTGCTCGAAATGTGAGGGTAGCTATCGATATCGAACAGGTGCCCCCCCGCTGACCGTATAACAATCAAGTCGAGTAAACTTTATGTGTacgcatttttatggccattgaAGGTTTGAAATCCTTTAAACTTTACGATCCATCATGAGCGTTTTTATTTGATGGATCAACGATAACACCTCGATATTAATAAGCGAATTTGATTGGAgtgcatataaaaatatattcacatTTTGTTGGAAACTAGTTATCCTTTTTGATCGTTTACTCATTGAAAACCAAATGTGCATTAAGccaaataataattgaaaaatgtaatcaaattaTGGCTGAACGAATTGGAACACTTGCTATAAAGCGTTTTTCCAACTTGAACTTTAAACAACTTGAAATGTGAAACGCACGCTGGAGGGGACATGCATTGCGTGACTCCTCTCTGAGTGTATATGTGCTTAATAAACTTcttcaacacacacaaaaacacacactaatAAGTTTCAGGGTTAACGGCAACATATTGTTGCTGGCTCATCATgcgtggcactggcagtggcagtggcagtgaagcctgcgcccaaaaaaaaaataatgaagaaGAAGTGGCACGAAATTGGAAGGAAGGCAACGGAAGGAAGGAGGACACAAGCAGAAACGCCGGAGTTTACACGCCTCCGGCAAACCACCTGCCGCCAACCAACAACCCAAGTCCCATGCTCCTGTTTCAATTCTGGTGCTTTTTTTTCCccgtttctttttgttcttcttttctttttctcgtAATTTTTTACACATTGCGGTCCCGGCTTAACTGTGCTACCGGCTGTTTCGGCCTGCTCTACTGGGAGACATATCAATATAACCGggacgcagacacacacacacacacacacccacacacacacatatactaCACCCCCT containing:
- the LOC117903637 gene encoding inhibitory POU protein isoform X5, with the protein product MTMSMYSTTDKMKMSAPSCFPGRYSPSYRSSEQMRRCMPNPSGDIFAGINDGILSRAEALAAVDIQKHQAQHVHSQMPSQIKHDVMYHHHTMSGPPQRPLQNSFCSLQQMHHSMDQLDMLDPTGQMTTLAPISESPLTPTHQHLHGSYHSMNHMMSHHHPGTLSGHTGGHHGHSAVHHPVITAAVAAAGLHPDTDTDPRELEAFAERFKQRRIKLGVTQADVGKALANLKLPGVGALSQSTICRFESLTLSHNNMIALKPILQAWLEEAEAQAKNKRRDPDAPSVLPAGEKKRKRTSIAAPEKRSLEAYFAVQPRPSGEKIAAIAEKLDLKKNVVRVWFCNQRQKQKRIVSSVTPSMTGHGSAGFGY
- the LOC117903637 gene encoding inhibitory POU protein isoform X6; its protein translation is MTMSMYSTTDKMKMSAPSCFPGRYSPSYRSSEQMRRCMPNPSGDIFAGINDGILSRAEALAAVDIQKHQAQHVHSQMPSQIKHDVMYHHHTMSGPPQRPLQNSFCSLQQMHHSMDQLDMLDPTGQMTTLAPISESPLTPTHQHLHGSYHSMNHMMSHHHPGTLSGHTGGHHGHSAVHHPVITAAVAAAGLHPDTDTDPRELEAFAERFKQRRIKLGVTQADVGKALANLKLPGVGALSQSTICRFESLTLSHNNMIALKPILQAWLEEAEAQAKNKRRDPDAPSVLPAGEKKRTSIAAPEKRSLEAYFAVQPRPSGEKIAAIAEKLDLKKNVVRVWFCNQRQKQKRIVSSVTPSMTGHGSAGFGY
- the LOC117903637 gene encoding inhibitory POU protein isoform X1 codes for the protein MTMSMYSTTDKMKMSAPSCFPGRYSPSYRSSEQMRRCMPNPSSRLLEDASLLCNSWSARQNGDIFAGINDGILSRAEALAAVDIQKHQAQHVHSQMPSQIKHDVMYHHHTMSGPPQRPLQNSFCSLQQMHHSMDQLDMLDPTGQMTTLAPISESPLTPTHQHLHGSYHSMNHMMSHHHPGTLSGHTGGHHGHSAVHHPVITAAVAAAGLHPDTDTDPRELEAFAERFKQRRIKLGVTQADVGKALANLKLPGVGALSQSTICRFESLTLSHNNMIALKPILQAWLEEAEAQAKNKRRDPDAPSVLPAGEKKRKRTSIAAPEKRSLEAYFAVQPRPSGEKIAAIAEKLDLKKNVVRVWFCNQRQKQKRIVSSVTPSMTGHGSAGFGY
- the LOC117903637 gene encoding inhibitory POU protein isoform X2 yields the protein MTMSMYSTTDKMKMSAPSCFPGRYSPSYRSSEQMRRCMPNPSSRLLEDASLLCNSWSARQNGDIFAGINDGILSRAEALAAVDIQKHQAQHVHSQMPSQIKHDVMYHHHTMSGPPQRPLQNSFCSLQQMHHSMDQLDMLDPTGQMTTLAPISESPLTPTHQHLHGSYHSMNHMMSHHHPGTLSGHTGGHHGHSAVHHPVITAAVAAAGLHPDTDTDPRELEAFAERFKQRRIKLGVTQADVGKALANLKLPGVGALSQSTICRFESLTLSHNNMIALKPILQAWLEEAEAQAKNKRRDPDAPSVLPAGEKKRTSIAAPEKRSLEAYFAVQPRPSGEKIAAIAEKLDLKKNVVRVWFCNQRQKQKRIVSSVTPSMTGHGSAGFGY
- the LOC117903637 gene encoding inhibitory POU protein isoform X8; amino-acid sequence: MTMSMYSTTDKMKMSAPSCFPGRYSPSYRSSEQMRRCMPNPSGDIFAGINDGILSRAEALAAVDIQKHQAQHVHSQMPSQIKHDVMYHHHTMSGPPQRPLQMHHSMDQLDMLDPTGQMTTLAPISESPLTPTHQHLHGSYHSMNHMMSHHHPGTLSGHTGGHHGHSAVHHPVITAAVAAAGLHPDTDTDPRELEAFAERFKQRRIKLGVTQADVGKALANLKLPGVGALSQSTICRFESLTLSHNNMIALKPILQAWLEEAEAQAKNKRRDPDAPSVLPAGEKKRTSIAAPEKRSLEAYFAVQPRPSGEKIAAIAEKLDLKKNVVRVWFCNQRQKQKRIVSSVTPSMTGHGSAGFGY
- the LOC117903637 gene encoding inhibitory POU protein isoform X3; the protein is MTMSMYSTTDKMKMSAPSCFPGRYSPSYRSSEQMRRCMPNPSSRLLEDASLLCNSWSARQNGDIFAGINDGILSRAEALAAVDIQKHQAQHVHSQMPSQIKHDVMYHHHTMSGPPQRPLQMHHSMDQLDMLDPTGQMTTLAPISESPLTPTHQHLHGSYHSMNHMMSHHHPGTLSGHTGGHHGHSAVHHPVITAAVAAAGLHPDTDTDPRELEAFAERFKQRRIKLGVTQADVGKALANLKLPGVGALSQSTICRFESLTLSHNNMIALKPILQAWLEEAEAQAKNKRRDPDAPSVLPAGEKKRKRTSIAAPEKRSLEAYFAVQPRPSGEKIAAIAEKLDLKKNVVRVWFCNQRQKQKRIVSSVTPSMTGHGSAGFGY